One genomic region from Hoeflea algicola encodes:
- a CDS encoding alpha/beta hydrolase, giving the protein MAETAQSVVGVEHWARKGDVNLFLWQKRAPSGTPKGTVLFVHGSSMASQPTFDLQVEGRPWSSAMDWFASQGFDAWCVDMEGYGRSDKNRDIAASIADGADDLSAASDYIMKTTGAEKFLVYGISSGALRGAAFAERHPERVEKLALDAFVWTGEGSPTLAERRKKLDTFRAMKRRPIDRAFVHSVFNRDHPGTAEEKVVEAFADAILALDDSMPTGTYVDMCANLPLTDPAKLTMPTLVMRGEYDGIASFDDLLKFFAALPHPNKQFSVMQGISHASFQQKNYMMVYQILQSFYEQPAALYTGEKKTK; this is encoded by the coding sequence ATGGCAGAAACTGCACAAAGCGTCGTCGGTGTCGAACACTGGGCTAGGAAGGGCGACGTCAATCTCTTTCTCTGGCAGAAGCGCGCACCTTCTGGAACGCCCAAGGGGACTGTCCTTTTCGTCCACGGTTCCTCCATGGCGTCGCAACCAACCTTTGACCTGCAGGTCGAGGGTCGGCCATGGTCCTCTGCTATGGACTGGTTCGCCTCTCAGGGCTTTGACGCCTGGTGTGTCGACATGGAGGGCTACGGTCGATCGGACAAGAACCGGGACATCGCAGCGAGCATAGCCGACGGAGCGGACGATCTGTCCGCTGCCAGCGACTACATAATGAAAACGACGGGTGCTGAAAAGTTCCTTGTCTACGGGATCTCGTCGGGTGCGCTTAGGGGCGCAGCGTTTGCCGAGAGGCACCCCGAACGTGTTGAAAAGCTTGCATTAGATGCTTTTGTTTGGACAGGCGAGGGCAGTCCAACCCTGGCCGAACGCCGGAAGAAGCTGGATACGTTTCGAGCCATGAAGCGTCGGCCCATAGATCGCGCCTTTGTCCATTCGGTCTTTAACCGGGATCATCCTGGTACAGCGGAAGAGAAGGTTGTCGAGGCGTTTGCCGATGCAATCCTGGCGTTGGACGATTCGATGCCGACCGGCACTTATGTCGATATGTGCGCGAACCTGCCGCTGACCGATCCGGCCAAACTCACCATGCCGACGCTTGTTATGCGCGGCGAGTATGACGGTATCGCTAGCTTCGACGACCTGTTGAAGTTCTTCGCCGCACTGCCTCATCCCAACAAGCAGTTCAGTGTCATGCAGGGTATCTCGCACGCTTCATTTCAGCAGAAGAATTACATGATGGTCTATCAAATCCTGCAGTCCTTCTACGAACAACCTGCTGCGCTCTACACTGGTGAGAAGAAGACCAAATAA
- a CDS encoding FadR/GntR family transcriptional regulator, translated as MPSLSLQDIDRKSRKPSHIVDAAIEKFLERPDIGPGSKLPTERALAAELNVARSAVRVALARLELQGRVVRITGSGTYVADPDPLAKPEISTAAGDSSPIEIMEARLLIEPCLAGPVVARGNSADLAAIRHAMNQAVEAVDFEMFEYWDGVFHHAIAEATHNQLLIDVYQTITTSREQADWGDMKRSSFTEERRQTYNREHGEIIAALQTRNTARAEAAVRAHLLTVRHNLLEL; from the coding sequence TTGCCGTCCCTTTCTTTGCAGGACATCGACAGGAAATCTCGAAAACCGTCCCATATCGTTGATGCGGCGATCGAGAAATTCCTGGAGCGGCCGGATATCGGGCCGGGGAGCAAATTGCCGACCGAACGCGCGCTCGCTGCGGAGCTCAACGTTGCGCGCAGCGCGGTGCGGGTAGCGCTGGCGCGGCTGGAATTGCAGGGACGCGTGGTCCGTATTACCGGCAGCGGCACCTATGTCGCGGATCCCGACCCCCTGGCCAAACCCGAAATAAGCACGGCAGCTGGCGATTCGAGCCCGATCGAGATCATGGAGGCACGACTGCTGATCGAACCCTGCCTTGCAGGCCCCGTGGTTGCGCGAGGCAACAGCGCCGATCTTGCCGCGATCCGCCACGCCATGAACCAGGCTGTCGAGGCCGTTGATTTCGAGATGTTTGAATATTGGGACGGTGTATTTCATCACGCAATTGCGGAAGCGACGCACAACCAGCTCCTGATTGACGTCTATCAGACCATCACCACCTCGCGTGAACAGGCCGACTGGGGTGATATGAAGCGCTCCAGTTTCACGGAAGAACGGCGCCAGACCTACAACAGGGAGCATGGCGAAATCATAGCCGCGCTTCAAACGCGAAATACCGCTCGTGCAGAGGCTGCAGTGCGCGCTCACTTGCTGACGGTACGCCATAATCTGCTCGAGCTTTGA
- a CDS encoding TSUP family transporter, translating into MSLLAISFFAFLAVGTSFLSGVFGMAGGMLLMGGLLYMVPVGDAMILHGLTQLTSNGWRALLWRPYVRWTIIARYGLGLLLAGALFSSMEIVPQQELIFLILGLVPFIGRVLPAQWVPPVNQRAGAEICGFIGTSFQLLSGVSGPMLDIFFIRSPLNRREIVATKAMCQVITHISKLLYFGMLIRGETTDVTTPPVIAIAALCAVVGTILSRSVLDRLTDTNFRRYTWWILYAIGTAYLARSLYSLIQTT; encoded by the coding sequence ATGTCACTTCTCGCGATTTCCTTCTTTGCCTTCCTTGCGGTTGGCACGTCCTTTCTGTCTGGCGTTTTCGGTATGGCCGGCGGCATGCTGTTGATGGGAGGGCTACTTTACATGGTGCCTGTGGGCGACGCGATGATCCTGCATGGCCTTACCCAGCTCACCTCGAACGGATGGCGGGCGCTACTCTGGCGACCTTATGTGCGCTGGACGATCATCGCTCGATACGGATTGGGCCTGCTTCTGGCCGGCGCGCTCTTCTCATCCATGGAAATTGTGCCTCAGCAGGAGTTGATCTTCCTTATACTCGGGCTCGTTCCCTTTATCGGCAGAGTTCTTCCGGCACAGTGGGTTCCCCCTGTCAATCAGCGCGCAGGCGCCGAGATCTGCGGCTTTATCGGCACTTCATTCCAGTTGCTGTCCGGTGTCTCCGGACCGATGTTGGACATTTTCTTTATTCGCTCCCCCCTGAACCGCCGTGAAATCGTCGCCACCAAGGCGATGTGTCAGGTCATCACCCACATTTCGAAACTGCTGTATTTTGGCATGCTAATCCGTGGCGAGACCACGGATGTCACGACGCCTCCGGTGATTGCCATTGCTGCGCTTTGCGCTGTGGTCGGGACCATTCTCAGCCGCTCCGTGCTTGACCGGCTGACCGACACCAACTTTCGTCGTTACACTTGGTGGATACTCTACGCGATTGGCACTGCCTACCTCGCGCGCTCGCTGTATTCCCTGATTCAGACAACCTGA
- a CDS encoding ketopantoate reductase family protein, whose product MTQGYDFTHPAKPSFQGEKQVPLTGLWFAFMDFLVNRLANYKFEVLNMKVAVMGAGGVGGFYGAKLAEAGHDVSFIARGAHLEAIREKGLLIENITDGTSQKYDVMATEKPADIGKVDFLLFAVKMWDMEAAIETVKVVVGDNTSILSLQNGVIKDIILKQRFDEKAVLGGVGYVATAITRPGVVGQTGDLQKITIGEYDQSVSDRVRTIVASFASTGIEAKASSDIEKVLWEKYVFLVGLSAATAATRLPIGILRKTPETRQLLRQIIAEAVAVGRARGVHLPEDYADDRMRFVDTLPDAMKASMLHDLEAGKPMELRWLSGGIVDLGREVGVPTPANEFILAVLAPLAEGPAAA is encoded by the coding sequence TTGACGCAGGGCTACGATTTCACCCATCCAGCCAAACCATCCTTCCAAGGGGAAAAACAGGTACCATTGACAGGACTTTGGTTCGCCTTTATGGATTTTTTGGTTAACCGGTTGGCCAATTATAAGTTCGAGGTGTTGAATATGAAAGTTGCAGTTATGGGCGCCGGTGGCGTCGGAGGATTTTACGGCGCAAAGCTGGCCGAGGCGGGGCATGATGTTTCATTCATCGCGCGTGGCGCCCATCTTGAGGCAATCCGCGAAAAAGGCCTGCTTATCGAGAATATCACCGATGGAACTTCGCAAAAATATGACGTTATGGCGACCGAAAAGCCTGCAGATATAGGCAAGGTCGACTTCCTGCTCTTCGCCGTCAAAATGTGGGATATGGAGGCGGCGATAGAAACCGTGAAGGTCGTTGTCGGTGACAACACGAGCATTCTGTCGCTGCAGAACGGGGTGATAAAGGACATCATTCTCAAACAGCGGTTCGATGAGAAGGCGGTCCTCGGCGGCGTCGGCTATGTGGCGACCGCAATCACACGGCCCGGCGTGGTAGGGCAGACCGGCGACCTCCAGAAAATCACGATCGGCGAATATGACCAATCGGTTTCGGATCGAGTCAGAACCATTGTCGCTAGTTTCGCCTCGACAGGGATCGAAGCCAAGGCCTCAAGCGACATCGAAAAGGTCCTCTGGGAGAAGTACGTATTTCTGGTTGGTCTATCCGCGGCCACCGCCGCAACGCGTTTGCCGATAGGAATACTGCGTAAAACCCCCGAAACCCGCCAGTTGCTGCGCCAGATTATAGCCGAAGCGGTTGCCGTCGGACGGGCGCGCGGGGTCCATTTACCCGAAGACTATGCCGACGACAGGATGCGCTTTGTCGACACACTGCCGGACGCCATGAAAGCATCCATGCTTCACGACCTCGAAGCAGGCAAACCGATGGAGCTTCGTTGGCTAAGTGGCGGCATTGTCGACCTCGGCCGGGAAGTCGGTGTGCCAACGCCGGCCAATGAGTTCATTCTGGCTGTTCTGGCGCCGCTGGCAGAGGGCCCCGCTGCAGCTTGA
- a CDS encoding enolase C-terminal domain-like protein has protein sequence MLTIDGVKTQLIEVPLRFVLGTSAAQVKSAPLLLVDLFTKEGITGRTYLFTYRRSGGSAIAALLEDAVEVVKGKLVDPVAIGALLERRFALLGVVGTARMALAALDMALWDAKARAANLPLATMLGSSPRPILAYNSCGLGLMSPEAAADEAEALLEGGFSAAKLRLGYPTLNEDLAVLRAVRNRLDDEIRIMVDYNQALTVTEALQRGRAIEAEGAYWIEEPIRHDDWAGNRKITQTLNLPMQIGENFNSPAELAEAYSERATDWVMPDAGRIGGVTGWIHAAGIAAAHGLEMSSHLLPEVSGHLLCATPTAHWLEYVDWADAILVDPPKVVDGFYHVPNTPGIGMEWDHEKVEKLLV, from the coding sequence ATGCTGACGATAGATGGGGTTAAAACACAATTGATCGAAGTTCCCTTGCGGTTTGTCTTGGGAACAAGCGCGGCTCAAGTAAAGTCCGCCCCCCTTTTGTTGGTAGACCTCTTCACCAAAGAGGGGATCACAGGGCGAACATATCTATTTACATACCGCAGGAGCGGAGGATCCGCGATCGCAGCCTTGCTTGAGGATGCTGTCGAGGTTGTGAAAGGAAAACTCGTCGATCCCGTTGCGATCGGAGCATTGCTGGAACGCAGGTTCGCGCTTCTGGGTGTCGTTGGCACCGCACGTATGGCGCTTGCCGCACTCGATATGGCATTGTGGGATGCCAAGGCGCGCGCGGCCAATCTACCGCTTGCCACGATGCTGGGTTCAAGTCCGAGGCCAATCCTTGCGTATAACTCCTGCGGGCTCGGGTTAATGTCGCCGGAAGCCGCAGCAGACGAAGCCGAGGCCTTGCTGGAAGGCGGCTTCAGCGCGGCAAAGCTGAGGCTCGGATATCCCACGTTGAATGAGGACCTGGCGGTTCTGCGGGCGGTTCGAAACCGTCTTGACGATGAAATCAGGATCATGGTCGATTACAATCAGGCTCTAACGGTCACTGAAGCCCTGCAGCGGGGAAGAGCAATCGAGGCCGAAGGTGCCTATTGGATCGAGGAACCGATCCGTCATGATGATTGGGCGGGTAACCGCAAGATAACCCAGACTCTAAATCTGCCGATGCAGATCGGCGAGAATTTCAACAGCCCGGCGGAATTGGCAGAGGCCTATTCGGAACGCGCCACTGATTGGGTTATGCCAGATGCGGGCCGCATCGGAGGGGTTACGGGATGGATCCATGCTGCCGGCATTGCCGCTGCGCACGGGCTGGAAATGTCCAGCCATCTGCTGCCCGAAGTCAGCGGCCATCTCCTGTGCGCAACACCAACGGCTCACTGGCTTGAATATGTTGACTGGGCGGATGCCATTCTCGTTGATCCGCCGAAGGTCGTAGATGGTTTCTATCACGTACCCAACACGCCCGGGATCGGTATGGAATGGGACCACGAGAAGGTTGAAAAACTCTTGGTCTGA
- a CDS encoding Gfo/Idh/MocA family protein, with amino-acid sequence MQSSPPPNVVVIGCGYWGSNHARTLSELGVLYGVADRHDDRTRTLATRHDVKPLKLETVFDDPAIDAVVLALPPQYHADTAVAALEAGKHVLVEKPIALSVADARRVVEASAQNPHLVAMTGHVLRFHPAFEALEAMIARGELGAIRYIHSHRVGLGKFHAENDALWDIAPHDLSLILAITGEKPINVRGVGSAILNRLSDFAHLHLQFPGGIRSHVFTSRLNPYRERKLTVIGTKAMAVFDDVAPWNQKLAIYHHKLWEDESGWQSEMVDPEYVDIADGMPLTRECSHFIECIRTGAPSRTRVADGLAVIEILSEGSVRHD; translated from the coding sequence ATGCAAAGCTCCCCTCCCCCCAACGTCGTGGTCATCGGTTGCGGTTACTGGGGGTCCAACCACGCCCGCACATTGTCCGAGCTCGGCGTGCTCTACGGGGTCGCCGATCGTCATGATGACCGCACCCGGACGCTGGCCACCCGCCATGACGTCAAGCCGCTCAAGCTTGAGACAGTGTTTGACGATCCGGCGATCGATGCTGTGGTGCTGGCGCTGCCGCCGCAATACCATGCCGACACGGCGGTTGCGGCGCTGGAAGCGGGCAAGCATGTGCTGGTCGAAAAACCGATCGCCCTGTCGGTGGCCGATGCCCGGCGCGTGGTCGAGGCCTCGGCACAAAACCCGCATCTGGTTGCCATGACCGGCCATGTGCTGCGCTTCCACCCCGCTTTTGAGGCGCTTGAAGCGATGATCGCCAGGGGCGAGCTCGGCGCGATACGCTACATCCATTCACATCGTGTGGGGCTGGGCAAGTTTCACGCCGAGAACGACGCTTTGTGGGACATTGCCCCGCATGACCTGTCACTGATTCTGGCGATCACCGGCGAAAAGCCGATCAATGTGCGCGGCGTCGGCTCGGCGATTCTCAACCGGCTATCCGATTTTGCGCATCTGCATCTGCAATTTCCCGGCGGCATCCGCAGCCATGTCTTCACCTCGCGGCTCAACCCCTACCGCGAACGCAAGCTCACCGTAATCGGCACCAAGGCGATGGCTGTGTTTGACGATGTCGCGCCCTGGAACCAGAAACTGGCCATCTATCACCACAAATTGTGGGAGGATGAATCCGGCTGGCAATCGGAAATGGTTGATCCGGAATATGTCGACATCGCCGATGGTATGCCGCTGACCCGTGAATGCAGCCATTTCATCGAGTGCATCCGTACCGGTGCCCCATCGCGCACGCGCGTGGCCGATGGTCTGGCGGTGATCGAGATCCTCTCGGAGGGCAGCGTCCGCCACGATTGA
- the mnmA gene encoding tRNA 2-thiouridine(34) synthase MnmA, which translates to MTGKTVNNLDIDKDPRDTRVVVAMSGGVDSSVVAGLLARQGYDVLGVTLQLYDHGAAVHRAGSCCAGQDIDDARRVCETLGIPHYVLDYEKRFREAVINPFAESYVAGETPIPCVACNQTVKFADLLATARDLGADALATGHYIRSRANPVPGHPGRRALYRPVDADRDQSYFLFATTQNQLDYVRFPLGELPKIRTRELAAEMGLTVAQKADSQDICFVPQGNYATVIEKLRPNSALAGEIVHIDGRVLGEHPGIVHFTIGQRRGIGVATGDPLYVVHLDARSRRVIVGPRELLDTRRLMLRDVNWLGDMDLAELGADGLECFAKVRSTRPPKPAVLRCVDGEISVELVEGEAGVAPGQACVLYSAPGDDARVYGGGFISRSERSPAAEAMLATLLRPAA; encoded by the coding sequence ATGACGGGAAAGACAGTGAACAATCTCGATATAGACAAGGATCCGCGCGATACGCGGGTAGTGGTCGCCATGTCTGGCGGCGTGGACAGTTCGGTCGTGGCCGGGCTTCTTGCCCGTCAGGGCTATGATGTGCTGGGCGTGACGCTGCAGCTTTATGACCATGGCGCAGCCGTGCACCGGGCCGGCTCCTGTTGTGCCGGGCAGGACATCGATGATGCCCGCCGAGTCTGCGAAACGCTCGGTATTCCGCATTATGTGCTGGATTATGAAAAACGTTTTCGCGAAGCGGTGATCAACCCGTTTGCCGAAAGCTACGTGGCGGGCGAAACGCCAATCCCTTGCGTTGCCTGCAACCAGACTGTCAAATTCGCCGATCTGCTGGCGACGGCGCGCGATCTGGGCGCCGATGCGCTGGCGACCGGGCATTATATCCGCTCACGGGCCAACCCGGTTCCAGGCCATCCGGGCCGTCGGGCGCTTTACCGGCCGGTCGATGCGGACCGCGACCAGAGTTACTTCCTGTTTGCCACCACCCAGAACCAGCTCGATTACGTGCGCTTTCCGCTTGGCGAATTGCCGAAAATCCGCACCCGGGAGCTCGCTGCGGAAATGGGTCTGACGGTAGCGCAGAAGGCCGACAGCCAGGACATCTGCTTCGTACCGCAGGGCAATTACGCCACCGTGATCGAGAAACTGCGCCCCAATTCGGCGCTGGCCGGCGAGATCGTCCATATTGACGGGCGTGTGCTGGGCGAGCACCCCGGCATTGTTCATTTCACCATTGGCCAGCGCCGCGGCATTGGCGTGGCAACTGGAGACCCGTTGTATGTGGTGCATCTCGATGCGCGCTCGCGGCGGGTGATTGTCGGCCCGCGCGAACTGCTTGATACGCGCCGGCTGATGCTGCGCGATGTCAACTGGCTGGGCGATATGGATCTGGCCGAGCTTGGCGCGGACGGGCTGGAGTGCTTTGCCAAGGTGCGCTCGACACGGCCGCCAAAGCCGGCCGTGCTGCGGTGCGTTGACGGCGAAATCTCGGTCGAGCTCGTCGAGGGCGAAGCCGGTGTCGCGCCGGGGCAGGCCTGTGTGCTCTACTCGGCCCCGGGTGACGATGCGCGGGTGTATGGCGGCGGTTTTATCAGCCGTTCGGAACGCTCGCCCGCTGCCGAAGCCATGCTTGCCACCCTGCTGCGCCCGGCGGCCTGA
- a CDS encoding DUF1153 domain-containing protein has protein sequence MTDMVRPRVKYVIGPDGSPLTIADLPPANTRRWVIRRKAEVVAAVRGGLLSLEEACARYTLTVEEFLSWQSSISDHGLAGLRTTRIQQYRH, from the coding sequence ATGACCGATATGGTACGACCCCGCGTCAAATATGTGATCGGCCCCGACGGGAGTCCGTTGACGATCGCCGATTTGCCGCCAGCCAACACCCGAAGGTGGGTAATCCGCCGGAAGGCAGAAGTGGTAGCCGCTGTCCGCGGCGGCCTGCTCAGTCTCGAAGAGGCCTGTGCACGCTACACGTTAACTGTCGAGGAGTTCCTCTCCTGGCAGTCGTCGATCAGCGACCATGGCCTTGCCGGTCTGCGCACCACGCGCATCCAGCAATACCGGCACTGA
- a CDS encoding paraquat-inducible protein A, which produces MVLPLVRFETLYFFDQSPSLLGVVAALWTGDDAVLAIVVALVSLVFPVIKMLVITTEALGQRPESALAQAVLPQLSRWSLMDVVLVALVIVAAKTGGIASAFSQPGLWFYAGSALTAALAHGLAGRASAQ; this is translated from the coding sequence GTGGTGTTGCCACTGGTTCGGTTTGAAACGCTGTATTTTTTCGATCAGTCGCCATCGCTCCTGGGCGTGGTCGCGGCGCTGTGGACCGGTGATGATGCGGTGCTGGCGATTGTGGTCGCACTGGTGTCGTTGGTGTTTCCGGTGATCAAGATGCTGGTGATCACCACCGAAGCACTGGGACAGCGGCCCGAATCAGCGCTGGCGCAGGCGGTGCTGCCGCAGCTCAGCCGTTGGTCGCTGATGGATGTGGTGTTGGTGGCGCTGGTGATCGTCGCGGCGAAAACCGGTGGAATCGCCAGCGCGTTCTCGCAGCCCGGTCTGTGGTTTTACGCCGGCTCCGCCTTGACGGCGGCACTGGCCCATGGACTGGCGGGACGAGCCTCAGCACAGTGA
- a CDS encoding GNAT family N-acetyltransferase produces MQITEETGPSGGRYIARLDGVEAEMTYSRTSPQLIIIDHTGVPDSLRGKGVGQALAAHAVEAARAGGWKIIPLCPFFKAQAQRHPEWRDAVV; encoded by the coding sequence ATGCAAATCACCGAGGAAACAGGACCGAGCGGCGGCCGTTATATTGCCCGCCTCGATGGCGTTGAAGCCGAAATGACCTATTCACGGACGTCACCCCAGTTGATCATCATCGATCATACCGGCGTTCCCGACAGCTTGCGCGGCAAGGGCGTGGGTCAGGCGCTTGCCGCACATGCCGTTGAAGCCGCCCGTGCCGGCGGCTGGAAAATCATCCCGCTCTGTCCGTTTTTCAAAGCCCAGGCACAGCGCCATCCGGAATGGCGCGACGCGGTCGTCTGA
- a CDS encoding flagellar export protein FliJ, with protein sequence MKSRESHVRLKQFQVNEKTRQLGQIQLMMAEMEKMAAELEYQITAEEKKAGITDPSHFAYPTFAKAARQRSDNLQNSIRELKVQLDAAELALEEAQADYDKAAALEERDAGHRSTRAV encoded by the coding sequence ATGAAGTCGCGTGAGAGCCATGTTCGCCTGAAACAATTTCAGGTCAACGAAAAAACCCGTCAGCTTGGGCAGATCCAACTGATGATGGCGGAAATGGAAAAGATGGCGGCCGAGCTGGAGTACCAGATCACCGCCGAGGAGAAAAAGGCCGGCATCACCGATCCCTCCCATTTTGCCTATCCAACCTTCGCCAAGGCGGCGCGTCAGCGGTCGGACAATCTGCAGAATTCAATTCGCGAATTGAAAGTGCAGCTTGATGCGGCCGAGCTCGCGCTCGAAGAGGCACAGGCTGACTATGATAAGGCGGCAGCGCTTGAAGAGCGTGACGCCGGCCACCGGTCCACCCGGGCGGTTTGA
- the ctrA gene encoding response regulator transcription factor CtrA: protein MRVLLIEDDSATAQSIELMLKSESFNVYTTDLGEEGVDLGKLYDYDIILLDLNLPDMSGYEVLRTLRLSKVKTPILILSGMAGIEDKVRGLGFGADDYMTKPFHKDELVARIHAIVRRSKGHAQSVITTGDLVVNLDAKTVEVGSQRVHLTGKEYQMLELLSLRKGTTLTKEMFLNHLYGGMDEPELKIIDVFICKLRKKLATSAGGKNYIETVWGRGYVLREPEEAEIRESA from the coding sequence ATGCGGGTTTTATTGATCGAGGATGACAGCGCCACAGCGCAGAGCATCGAATTGATGCTGAAGTCTGAAAGCTTCAACGTCTACACCACGGATCTGGGTGAAGAGGGCGTCGATCTCGGCAAACTTTATGATTATGACATCATCCTTCTCGATCTCAATTTGCCGGATATGTCCGGTTACGAGGTTTTGCGGACATTGCGGCTTTCAAAGGTCAAGACACCGATCCTGATCCTGTCCGGTATGGCAGGCATAGAGGACAAGGTGCGCGGGCTCGGCTTCGGCGCTGATGACTACATGACCAAACCATTCCACAAGGATGAACTGGTCGCACGTATTCATGCCATCGTTCGGCGTTCCAAGGGCCACGCCCAGTCGGTCATCACCACCGGCGACCTGGTCGTCAATCTCGATGCGAAGACCGTGGAAGTCGGCTCGCAGCGGGTGCATCTGACCGGCAAGGAATACCAGATGCTGGAACTTCTTTCGCTGCGTAAGGGCACGACCCTGACCAAGGAAATGTTCCTCAACCATCTTTATGGTGGCATGGACGAGCCGGAATTGAAGATCATCGACGTCTTCATCTGCAAGCTGCGCAAGAAACTGGCCACATCGGCTGGTGGCAAGAATTACATCGAGACGGTCTGGGGCCGTGGCTATGTGCTGCGCGAGCCGGAAGAGGCCGAAATTCGGGAAAGTGCCTGA
- a CDS encoding response regulator, whose protein sequence is MRRLMIADDSAVICKVAKRILTGLDFLVIEASNAGEAMIMCDAQLPEVLLVDAGMTDALDLISSVRQMDGGKNVRIHYLMIEKDFKQMMAGKRAGADDFLLKPFDRRSLTEAFAPYAVAA, encoded by the coding sequence ATGCGCCGCTTGATGATCGCCGATGATTCCGCCGTAATCTGCAAGGTAGCCAAGCGCATCCTGACAGGTCTGGATTTCCTGGTCATTGAGGCATCAAACGCGGGCGAGGCGATGATCATGTGCGATGCGCAACTGCCCGAGGTTCTGCTGGTCGACGCCGGCATGACCGATGCTCTGGATCTGATTTCCTCGGTACGGCAGATGGATGGCGGCAAGAATGTGCGCATCCATTACCTGATGATCGAGAAAGATTTCAAGCAGATGATGGCCGGCAAGCGCGCGGGCGCGGATGATTTTCTGCTCAAGCCGTTCGACCGTCGCAGCCTGACCGAAGCTTTTGCTCCCTACGCGGTTGCGGCCTGA
- the chpT gene encoding histidine phosphotransferase ChpT, translating to MSKNHNLTLAGPDLAALLCSRVCHDIISPVGAINNGLELLDEGGADADAMDLIRTSAFNASVRLKFARLAFGASGSVGASIDTGEAEKAVLDYVSADKKTEVKWSGPRAIIPKNQVKLLLNLFLVAYGAIPRGGEIDVTLETPETDPRFRLVCKGRMVRVPPKFLEIYSGDLDEAIDAHSIQPYYTVLLAQEAGLTLACSANADEVVFTAQRTEATPA from the coding sequence ATGTCGAAGAACCACAACTTGACCTTGGCAGGCCCAGACCTGGCTGCGCTTTTGTGCAGCCGCGTGTGTCATGACATCATCTCGCCGGTCGGGGCGATCAACAACGGGCTCGAACTGCTCGATGAGGGCGGTGCCGATGCCGACGCCATGGACCTGATTCGGACCAGCGCGTTCAATGCCTCGGTCAGGCTGAAATTTGCCCGCCTTGCGTTTGGCGCATCTGGCTCGGTGGGTGCGTCGATTGATACAGGCGAGGCTGAAAAAGCGGTTCTCGATTATGTGTCCGCAGACAAGAAGACCGAAGTGAAATGGAGCGGCCCGCGGGCGATCATTCCCAAGAACCAGGTCAAATTACTGCTCAACCTGTTCCTGGTCGCCTATGGAGCAATTCCGCGTGGCGGGGAAATCGATGTTACGCTGGAAACACCGGAAACCGATCCACGGTTCCGGCTGGTCTGCAAGGGCCGGATGGTTCGAGTGCCGCCAAAATTCCTCGAAATCTATTCCGGTGACCTCGACGAGGCGATCGATGCCCATTCGATCCAGCCCTATTACACTGTGCTTCTGGCACAGGAGGCAGGATTGACGCTGGCCTGTTCGGCAAATGCTGATGAAGTCGTGTTTACCGCCCAGCGCACAGAAGCGACGCCGGCCTGA
- a CDS encoding DUF1134 domain-containing protein: MIASRLYLCAITSFLLSLLVVVGLAPSAHAQTAANSSQYTTQEIVDAGHGFFGSTSGGLAKIVEKAFQSYGLPNGYILGQEASGAFIGGLTYGEGALFTKNAGQHDVFWQGPSLGWDYGGSGNRTMMLVYNLPSVEGVYGRFGGVSGSAYVIAGLGMTVLKRDGVLVVPIRTGVGARLGINVGYLKMTTAPTWNPF, translated from the coding sequence ATGATCGCGTCCCGCCTTTACCTTTGCGCCATCACCTCATTTTTGCTGTCGCTGCTCGTCGTTGTTGGTTTGGCACCCAGCGCCCATGCCCAGACGGCGGCAAATTCATCTCAATACACAACACAGGAAATCGTCGACGCGGGGCACGGCTTCTTCGGGTCCACCTCGGGCGGCCTCGCCAAGATTGTCGAGAAGGCCTTTCAGTCCTACGGGCTCCCCAACGGCTATATCCTCGGCCAGGAAGCCTCGGGCGCCTTCATCGGCGGCCTGACCTATGGCGAAGGCGCATTGTTCACCAAGAACGCCGGCCAGCACGATGTCTTCTGGCAGGGACCGTCGCTGGGCTGGGACTACGGCGGCAGCGGCAACCGGACCATGATGCTGGTCTACAATCTGCCGAGCGTCGAAGGCGTGTATGGCAGGTTTGGCGGCGTTTCCGGCTCGGCCTACGTGATTGCAGGCCTTGGCATGACCGTGTTGAAGCGCGATGGCGTTCTGGTGGTTCCGATCCGGACCGGCGTCGGCGCACGTCTCGGCATCAATGTCGGCTATCTCAAGATGACAACGGCGCCGACTTGGAATCCATTCTGA